A region from the Ichthyobacterium seriolicida genome encodes:
- a CDS encoding 2,3,4,5-tetrahydropyridine-2,6-dicarboxylate N-succinyltransferase, whose product MEEIKNIIESAWQDRELLKKEDVKNSIRDIISGLDNGVLHVVGRVGDSWVVNEWIKKAIILYFVIQEMKTHEVGMFEYHDKIPLKSKYADKGIRVVPNAVVRYGSYVSPGVVLMPSYVNIGAYVDRGTMIDTWATVGSCARIGSDVHISGGVGIGGVLEPVQASPVIVEDNVFIGSRCIVVEGVHVEREAVLGANVVLTSSTRIIDVSQKDPVYLKGRIPTGSVVIPGSYTKSFPAGDYSVPCALIIGKRKESTNKKTSLNDALRDYNVSI is encoded by the coding sequence ATGGAAGAAATAAAAAATATAATTGAATCAGCTTGGCAAGACAGAGAATTACTAAAAAAAGAAGATGTAAAAAACTCTATTAGAGATATTATTTCTGGTTTAGACAATGGCGTATTGCATGTAGTTGGTCGTGTAGGCGATTCTTGGGTAGTTAATGAGTGGATTAAAAAAGCTATTATTCTATACTTTGTAATTCAAGAGATGAAGACTCATGAGGTCGGCATGTTTGAGTACCATGATAAGATTCCTTTGAAGAGCAAATATGCTGATAAGGGCATTCGCGTAGTTCCCAATGCGGTAGTTCGCTATGGATCATATGTTTCTCCAGGCGTTGTCTTAATGCCTAGTTATGTTAACATAGGAGCTTATGTAGATAGAGGAACAATGATAGACACTTGGGCTACTGTGGGTAGTTGTGCTAGAATTGGTAGTGATGTTCACATTAGTGGAGGCGTAGGCATAGGTGGCGTTTTAGAACCTGTACAAGCATCTCCCGTTATAGTGGAAGACAATGTCTTTATAGGATCTAGATGTATAGTTGTAGAAGGTGTTCATGTAGAGAGAGAAGCTGTTTTAGGGGCTAATGTAGTATTGACTTCTTCTACAAGAATTATAGATGTATCTCAAAAGGATCCAGTATATCTAAAGGGACGAATTCCTACAGGTTCTGTAGTTATTCCGGGTTCTTACACTAAGAGTTTTCCCGCAGGCGACTATAGTGTTCCCTGTGCGCTTATAATAGGAAAAAGAAAAGAGAGCACAAATAAAAAGACTTCTCTTAATGATGCTCTGAGAGATTATAACGTGTCCATTTAA
- a CDS encoding MBL fold metallo-hydrolase: MKVEQIFTKCLSQMTYYIESKGEAAVIDPLRDPSPYLEKLSEDKAELKYIFLTHFHADFVAGHVDLSNETGAVIVYGPNANTSYDFHEGKDLEEFCIGDVKLKLLHTPGHTMESSSYLLIDKDKKTPYVFTGDCLFIGEVGRPDLAVKNGLTQRELAGYLFDSLREKIMTLSDDTVVYPAHGAGSACGKNISKETYDTIKNQKETNYALKQDLSKEEFIQKVTENIPPPPDYFKHNVDMNKGINDQYTDIIQRGTRALSLEEFKSLSEREDVLVIDTVSKEDYTKNGSIPGSWYFGIDGTFAPWIGTLIPNIKQKIVFLAEGGREREVVMRLSRVGYDNCIGYLQGGINTWIENGDKVEKIESISAEEFVEKLRDKKVENVIDVRKEKEYQSLHISNSKNLPLDFIHSNFAQINKKRKNFVHCKGGYRSLIACSILKSMGIDNVVDIKGGFDKLKSIPNVSLSKV; the protein is encoded by the coding sequence ATGAAAGTAGAACAGATATTTACAAAGTGTTTATCTCAAATGACTTATTATATAGAATCTAAAGGAGAAGCTGCCGTGATAGACCCTTTAAGAGACCCAAGCCCTTATTTAGAAAAGCTATCTGAAGATAAGGCTGAACTAAAATATATCTTCCTAACTCATTTTCATGCAGATTTTGTAGCGGGTCATGTAGATCTATCTAATGAGACGGGAGCGGTTATAGTCTACGGGCCCAATGCTAACACCAGTTATGATTTTCACGAGGGAAAAGACCTAGAAGAGTTCTGTATTGGAGATGTAAAACTAAAACTGCTTCATACTCCTGGACACACTATGGAATCTTCTTCATATTTGTTAATAGATAAAGACAAAAAAACACCTTATGTATTCACTGGCGACTGTCTCTTTATAGGAGAGGTAGGCAGACCTGATTTAGCTGTTAAAAACGGTTTGACTCAAAGGGAACTAGCTGGATATCTCTTTGATTCTCTAAGAGAAAAAATCATGACATTAAGCGATGATACTGTTGTATATCCTGCACATGGAGCTGGATCAGCTTGCGGAAAAAATATTAGCAAAGAAACTTACGATACTATAAAAAATCAAAAGGAAACTAATTACGCCTTGAAACAAGACTTGAGCAAAGAGGAGTTTATACAAAAAGTGACAGAAAACATCCCTCCTCCTCCAGATTACTTCAAGCACAATGTAGATATGAATAAAGGGATAAATGATCAATACACAGATATAATACAAAGAGGCACTAGAGCTTTAAGCTTAGAAGAATTTAAATCTCTATCAGAAAGAGAAGATGTATTGGTAATAGATACTGTATCCAAAGAAGATTACACCAAAAATGGTTCCATTCCTGGGTCTTGGTATTTCGGCATAGACGGGACTTTTGCCCCTTGGATAGGAACATTAATTCCGAATATAAAACAGAAGATAGTTTTCTTGGCAGAGGGAGGTCGAGAGAGAGAAGTTGTTATGAGATTATCTAGAGTCGGATATGATAACTGCATAGGTTATTTGCAAGGAGGTATAAATACTTGGATTGAAAATGGAGATAAAGTGGAAAAAATAGAATCTATCTCTGCTGAAGAATTCGTCGAAAAACTGAGAGATAAAAAAGTAGAAAATGTAATAGATGTTAGAAAAGAAAAAGAATACCAATCTCTACATATTTCAAATTCAAAAAACTTGCCTTTAGATTTTATTCATAGCAATTTTGCTCAAATCAATAAGAAAAGAAAAAACTTTGTGCACTGTAAGGGAGGGTATAGATCACTAATAGCTTGTTCTATACTAAAGTCCATGGGAATAGATAATGTCGTAGACATAAAAGGGGGATTTGACAAGTTAAAATCCATTCCAAATGTTTCCCTATCTAAAGTTTAG
- the mnmA gene encoding tRNA 2-thiouridine(34) synthase MnmA, with protein sequence MKQRVVICLSGGVDSSVAAHILVQKGYEVIAVFMRNWNDESLIISNECPWVEDSNDAMMVAQKLGIPFHIIDLTKEYKRRIVDYMLEEYGRGKTPNPDVLCNREIKFKILLEEIEELDVDFIATGHYCQRDVIKKGGEEIYSLIKGVDPNKDQSYFLCSLSQEQLSKVIFPIGGMLKTEVRKIASDMGLVTADKKDSQGLCFIGKIKLPDFLKQELIPRQGSIVKISDKEDIYLENPTSFNSLEQELYNLYEHKRYSIKMGEVVGIHQGAHSFTIGQRKGLGVGGTKDPLFVIGTDTKENVVYVGEGDSHPGLFKSVVFVSDENTHWVRTDLAIDTGESMKVEACIRYRQSPQKAVLYKFERGLYLRFASPQWAVTQGQFVVWYIENELIGSGVIE encoded by the coding sequence ATGAAACAGAGAGTTGTAATATGTCTATCGGGAGGGGTAGATTCTAGCGTAGCCGCTCATATCTTAGTTCAAAAGGGATATGAGGTAATAGCTGTATTTATGAGAAATTGGAATGATGAATCCTTGATCATATCTAATGAGTGTCCCTGGGTAGAAGATAGCAACGATGCTATGATGGTGGCTCAGAAATTGGGAATTCCATTTCATATAATAGATCTCACTAAAGAGTATAAGAGGAGAATAGTAGACTATATGCTAGAAGAATACGGAAGAGGTAAAACGCCTAATCCAGACGTGTTGTGCAATAGAGAGATAAAATTCAAAATTCTCTTAGAAGAGATAGAAGAGTTAGATGTAGATTTTATAGCTACAGGGCATTATTGTCAAAGGGATGTCATAAAAAAAGGGGGAGAGGAGATATATAGTCTCATAAAGGGGGTGGATCCCAATAAAGATCAGTCGTATTTTTTGTGTTCGCTTTCTCAAGAGCAGCTCTCTAAGGTAATATTCCCTATTGGAGGAATGCTCAAAACAGAGGTCAGGAAAATAGCTTCTGATATGGGTTTGGTAACTGCAGATAAAAAAGACTCTCAGGGATTGTGTTTTATAGGTAAGATAAAGCTTCCTGATTTTTTAAAGCAAGAGTTAATTCCTAGACAAGGGAGTATTGTGAAAATAAGTGATAAAGAAGATATTTATTTGGAGAATCCCACCAGTTTTAACAGTCTAGAACAAGAGTTATATAACCTATATGAGCATAAGAGATATTCCATAAAGATGGGAGAGGTAGTTGGAATACACCAAGGGGCTCACTCCTTTACCATAGGTCAGAGAAAAGGCTTAGGTGTTGGAGGCACTAAAGATCCACTTTTTGTCATTGGAACAGACACAAAGGAAAATGTGGTGTACGTTGGAGAAGGAGATTCTCATCCTGGTTTATTTAAAAGTGTAGTATTTGTATCAGATGAAAACACACATTGGGTACGAACAGATTTGGCTATAGATACTGGTGAATCAATGAAGGTAGAAGCCTGCATAAGATATAGACAGTCCCCTCAAAAAGCTGTGCTGTATAAGTTTGAAAGAGGTTTATACCTGAGGTTTGCCTCACCTCAATGGGCAGTTACACAAGGTCAATTTGTTGTTTGGTATATAGAAAATGAGTTAATAGGTTCAGGAGTCATAGAATAA
- a CDS encoding DMT family transporter encodes MNINANIVAIIACLLWSSTFFVIKVGLQYTDPMQFGGMRFFISGLLLIPFCGAIKPFYKIVKDNFKVVVMAAILFTTLTYSLLFIAMDMIPASLCSVIIGSSPLVIAIFSHVLLQNEKLDVFKVFSILIGVLGIVFISINELLDVEVGDLNAFIGGVVIAVLHVISISYSNIFVAKYTKDIPPLILSSSQMTIGGFLLILMSMFFEGFDLSAFSNITYCTSLAWLSFVSAFAVSIWFVLLRTESVKVSSLNFWKFIIPVFGCVLSWIFLPEENVKTNVVTGVFLIAVSLIMLNLPNINSLKRNKTMIKKHDVS; translated from the coding sequence ATGAATATAAACGCTAATATAGTAGCTATAATTGCTTGTTTGCTTTGGTCTTCTACTTTTTTTGTAATCAAGGTAGGGTTGCAGTATACGGATCCTATGCAGTTTGGAGGCATGAGGTTTTTTATTTCTGGATTATTGCTAATTCCCTTTTGCGGAGCCATAAAGCCTTTTTATAAGATAGTGAAAGATAATTTCAAAGTTGTTGTAATGGCAGCTATTTTGTTTACAACTTTAACCTACTCTTTACTTTTTATTGCCATGGATATGATACCAGCTTCGCTGTGTTCTGTTATAATAGGATCTTCTCCATTGGTTATAGCTATATTTTCTCATGTTTTGTTACAGAATGAAAAACTCGATGTTTTCAAGGTTTTCAGCATACTAATAGGGGTTTTAGGGATAGTATTCATAAGCATAAATGAATTATTAGATGTGGAGGTAGGAGATTTAAATGCCTTTATAGGCGGGGTGGTAATTGCTGTATTACACGTGATATCTATATCGTATAGCAATATTTTTGTAGCGAAATATACAAAGGACATTCCTCCTCTTATTCTTTCTTCTTCCCAAATGACAATAGGAGGTTTTTTGCTGATATTGATGTCTATGTTTTTTGAGGGATTTGATCTTTCGGCTTTTTCTAATATCACTTATTGCACTTCTTTAGCTTGGCTGAGTTTTGTATCGGCATTTGCCGTGAGTATATGGTTTGTTTTACTTAGGACAGAATCAGTTAAGGTGTCTTCTCTAAATTTTTGGAAGTTTATCATTCCTGTATTTGGATGTGTTTTAAGTTGGATTTTCTTACCAGAAGAAAATGTAAAAACAAATGTGGTAACAGGAGTATTTCTAATAGCTGTGTCGTTAATAATGTTAAACCTTCCTAATATCAATTCCTTAAAAAGAAATAAGACCATGATAAAAAAACACGATGTCTCCTAA
- a CDS encoding DUF3817 domain-containing protein, producing the protein MSFFLFFRVISALEGLSLLILFGIAMPFKYILQQPVMVEVVGMIHGILFIIYVLSSFLFKIKTRCTWKDFCIMVIASVVPFGAIYIDRKYLS; encoded by the coding sequence ATGTCGTTTTTTTTGTTTTTTAGAGTGATTAGCGCTTTAGAGGGTCTTTCTCTTTTGATTTTATTCGGTATTGCTATGCCTTTTAAATATATTTTACAACAACCAGTTATGGTTGAAGTAGTCGGTATGATTCACGGTATATTGTTTATCATTTACGTTTTATCGTCATTTTTGTTTAAAATAAAGACTCGGTGTACTTGGAAGGATTTCTGCATTATGGTAATTGCTTCGGTAGTTCCCTTTGGGGCTATCTACATAGATAGAAAGTATTTGAGCTGA
- a CDS encoding LysE family translocator produces MGLLLSFLMGPVFFILIETSVTRGFKAALIFDLGVISADIVFILVSLFGSKPMIDAITENSSFLLIGGGALIVYGATYIFKKDKGEYRDLHLRKVNNNYLALFLKGLLLNISNMSVFIFWLSVVIAVATKISKVYYEIFACFLSIILTYLLIDIFKIFLAKRFKKKLTNKRIYKIKSVTGYLLIFFGLLLIIKTVFHIEETFNIKS; encoded by the coding sequence ATGGGTCTGCTACTATCTTTTTTGATGGGACCTGTTTTTTTTATACTTATAGAAACAAGTGTTACTAGAGGGTTTAAAGCGGCTCTGATCTTTGATTTAGGAGTTATCTCCGCCGATATAGTGTTTATATTGGTCTCTCTTTTTGGCAGTAAGCCCATGATAGATGCAATAACTGAAAACTCTTCATTTTTATTGATAGGAGGAGGAGCGCTTATCGTCTATGGCGCTACGTATATCTTTAAAAAAGATAAGGGCGAGTATAGAGATTTGCATTTGCGTAAGGTTAATAACAATTATCTAGCTCTTTTCCTCAAAGGTCTTTTGCTGAATATCAGCAATATGAGCGTATTTATTTTTTGGCTTTCTGTAGTTATTGCTGTAGCAACTAAGATATCTAAGGTTTATTACGAAATTTTTGCTTGTTTTCTATCTATCATATTAACATATCTGTTAATTGATATCTTCAAAATATTCTTAGCCAAGAGATTTAAAAAGAAATTGACAAATAAAAGAATTTACAAGATTAAAAGTGTAACTGGATATCTATTGATTTTTTTTGGTCTATTATTGATAATTAAAACGGTATTCCACATAGAAGAAACTTTTAACATAAAATCTTAG
- a CDS encoding TerB family tellurite resistance protein, which translates to MSFKKILGAGLGWTVGGPIGAILGFALGSAFEGASKRGFSSDSIKASRATDFEISLLVLSAIVIKADGKVSESELSFVRRYFTKVYGESRTEENFKIFKATVINNDISLPQICAQINQYMSHAERLQLIHFLFGVANADGNVVTAEIDKIATIANYLNISKGDFYSIKSTYYNDIESMYKILEVDKNSTNDDIKRAYRKMAKKYHPDRIQHLGEQHVNIGKQKFQKVSEAYDKIKAERGF; encoded by the coding sequence ATGTCTTTTAAAAAAATATTAGGTGCTGGTTTGGGATGGACTGTAGGAGGTCCTATAGGCGCTATTTTGGGATTTGCTTTGGGAAGTGCTTTTGAGGGAGCCTCGAAAAGAGGTTTTAGTTCTGATAGTATAAAGGCATCACGAGCTACAGATTTTGAAATCTCTCTTTTAGTATTATCAGCTATAGTAATAAAAGCTGATGGAAAGGTAAGTGAATCCGAATTGAGTTTTGTGAGAAGGTACTTCACAAAAGTGTATGGTGAATCTAGGACAGAAGAGAATTTTAAGATTTTTAAGGCTACTGTCATCAACAATGATATTTCTCTTCCTCAGATTTGTGCACAGATAAATCAGTATATGTCTCATGCTGAACGTTTGCAACTAATACATTTTTTATTTGGAGTCGCCAATGCTGATGGAAATGTAGTAACAGCTGAGATAGATAAAATAGCTACTATAGCTAATTACCTAAATATTAGCAAAGGTGATTTTTACTCCATAAAATCTACTTATTACAACGATATAGAATCTATGTATAAGATTTTAGAAGTAGATAAAAATTCTACAAATGATGATATAAAGAGAGCTTATAGGAAGATGGCCAAAAAGTATCACCCTGACAGGATTCAACACTTGGGTGAACAACACGTAAATATAGGTAAGCAGAAATTTCAAAAAGTCAGTGAAGCCTATGATAAGATAAAAGCCGAAAGAGGATTTTAA
- the fbp gene encoding class 1 fructose-bisphosphatase, which yields MTVNKNQSLGEYIIDSQASFKHSSGEFSRLINAIRLAAKVVNHEVNKTGLVDITGSVGTHNVQGEDQQKLDVFADRVFTETLKNRNIVCGIASEEQDTFITINSRDNKHQNKYVVLLDPLDGSSNIDVNVSIGSIFSIYKRVTKVGTPVTIEDFLQPGKNQVAAGYIIYGTSTMLVYSWGNGVNGFTLNPAIGTFYLSHPNMQFPKTGNIYSINEGNYIHFPQGIKDYIKYCQMEKSEGGAPYTSRYIGSLVSDFHRNMIKGGVYLYPKSSKNRAGKLRLLYECNPIAFLAEQANGKASDGHRRILDIVPTELHERVPFICGSQKMVDKVEEFMGRDNSSQI from the coding sequence ATGACTGTTAATAAAAATCAATCTTTAGGAGAATATATAATAGATAGTCAGGCTTCTTTTAAACATTCTTCGGGGGAATTTTCTAGGCTTATTAACGCCATTCGTCTGGCTGCTAAGGTTGTAAATCACGAGGTTAATAAAACTGGCTTGGTAGATATCACTGGAAGTGTTGGCACTCATAATGTGCAAGGTGAAGATCAACAAAAATTAGACGTCTTTGCCGATAGGGTCTTTACAGAAACCCTAAAAAATAGAAATATAGTCTGTGGAATAGCATCTGAAGAACAAGATACCTTTATAACTATAAACAGTAGAGATAATAAACATCAAAACAAATATGTAGTATTATTAGACCCCCTAGATGGATCTTCCAATATAGATGTAAATGTCTCTATAGGGAGCATTTTTTCTATCTACAAGAGGGTTACTAAAGTGGGCACGCCCGTGACAATAGAAGATTTTCTTCAACCTGGAAAAAATCAGGTAGCAGCAGGTTATATAATTTACGGAACTTCTACTATGCTAGTTTACTCTTGGGGAAATGGTGTAAACGGCTTTACTTTAAATCCTGCTATAGGAACTTTTTATCTATCTCATCCAAATATGCAATTCCCTAAAACGGGAAATATATATTCTATAAATGAAGGTAATTATATTCACTTTCCACAAGGCATAAAAGATTATATAAAATATTGCCAGATGGAAAAAAGTGAAGGTGGAGCTCCTTATACTTCTCGTTATATAGGATCTCTGGTTTCAGATTTCCACAGAAATATGATAAAGGGAGGAGTGTATTTATATCCTAAGAGCTCTAAGAATAGAGCTGGCAAGTTGAGATTATTGTACGAGTGTAACCCTATAGCTTTTTTAGCTGAACAGGCTAATGGCAAGGCCAGTGATGGACATAGAAGGATATTAGATATAGTTCCTACAGAGTTGCATGAGCGAGTGCCATTTATTTGTGGAAGCCAAAAGATGGTAGATAAGGTAGAAGAGTTTATGGGGAGAGATAATAGCTCGCAAATCTAA
- a CDS encoding anthranilate synthase component II yields the protein MRCLVLDNYDSFTYNLGHLVKSNFCGEVDVFRNDQITLDAVAKYDRILLSPGPGVPHEANMLKPIIERYASKKSILGICLGHQAIAEVFGAGIFNSKKVYHGVCSQINITVCDEILFRGLPTEIKVGRYHSWLVSPCEFPDNMEVIATTQEGDIMALRHKEYKVKGFQFHPESILTDYGGRMIKNWIELG from the coding sequence ATGAGATGTTTAGTATTAGACAATTACGATTCTTTTACCTACAATTTAGGCCATTTGGTAAAGAGTAATTTTTGTGGTGAAGTAGATGTATTTAGAAACGATCAGATAACACTTGATGCTGTGGCTAAATACGACAGGATACTCTTATCTCCTGGACCTGGGGTTCCCCATGAGGCAAATATGTTAAAGCCTATAATAGAGCGATATGCTTCTAAAAAAAGTATTTTGGGTATATGTTTAGGTCATCAAGCCATAGCTGAGGTTTTTGGAGCGGGTATATTCAACAGCAAAAAAGTGTATCACGGAGTTTGTAGTCAGATAAATATCACCGTTTGTGATGAAATTCTATTTAGAGGATTGCCCACTGAGATAAAGGTAGGAAGATATCACTCTTGGCTGGTTTCCCCTTGTGAATTTCCAGATAATATGGAGGTTATAGCTACTACTCAAGAAGGTGACATTATGGCTTTGAGGCATAAAGAGTACAAGGTAAAGGGCTTTCAGTTTCATCCCGAATCTATCTTAACCGATTATGGAGGAAGGATGATTAAAAACTGGATTGAGTTGGGCTAA